A genomic stretch from Plasmodium reichenowi strain SY57 chromosome 2, whole genome shotgun sequence includes:
- a CDS encoding hypothetical protein (conserved Plasmodium protein, unknown function) gives MSEESAKSLYEKEKKIQALSKIYHIKFETLLIYIIIPKTTTKSLCYKDFFDNVIEIKKYINIKENDEYVKTHAKVNEEIQQRKTNHDNINDANINNNHIGDDNMNNNNIGDDNINNNHIGDDNINNNHINDDNINNNHINDDNINNNHVNDDNIKNNHINDDNIKNNYCNNDVYDNVSNINIISNNSPENEKENVEYQEIQGDKNIFIKNLLVFINNLIILYFSKSDLIDVCINRRSYNKCGFYACDNTFLNNINRSKYKIDTKSKKIYLREYYDLFCSTNCMNYNLGLLKLIIQNNKNNTEEINYKKKSQLIHIMFLTFFPFFKLYNLTDLLNNINKYDIQCNKICKIQININTQPVHLQQTDNNIIKMNQTNKRKETQKKKNIYNHVTNIKIKEHYHDNKQVFIEENSKDTTYIVKKKDKSKYILINNKNNIMEHKKSILKNNKDNQENTQKKNSKNVSFNQNIKLYQYNKDDNVNSYSIHDTSVDLQNKDERKIKNTFNETTKRKKKNFYMTNKFNAFNIDDYKYTNNHINYKLIKELKEPFEDHITKDNKYEEHNIQIEDKPIKSCNIINNNNEFVLNKCAHVLNLLSLDERRGKKEEKYVTKIIEEIKNDEMAPNQEMQQDKDNELKEKNDQEEKNDQEEKNDKEEKNDQEEKNDQEEKNDKEEKNDQEEKNDQEEKNDQEEKNDQEKKNDQEKKNDQEKKNDQEKKNDQEEKNNVHIDKQEKINENVEKTLNLYQKYSLYNLYDISKLDESKVVDFFYDNEKENFINFASQKMNEINRKHNDAERGRKIRLLNSSTDHKRKDNKINQKKNDENSTYDENSTYDENKTYDENSTYDENKTYDENSTYDKNRTYDDNRTYDDNRTYDDNRTYDENRTYDDNRTYDENRTYDENHTYDENHTYDENHTYDENHTYDENHTYDDKSCVHFKDEIIINEEECEKTKPADHRVNEDTDDIKLQALLLEKKEKIREEYIQTFKSDMSINMKLQDNDKHEYENFNHLEDDESTYDDLSYDHFTDDELENKNCFSNNVVKMNENKYIYGRNNGLVYENLSLYVVLWDIFTNNISKYTVHFFEKNEFIVPKAINEEERKRRNEFIYNISQNMPIYINCISSIIVNICRTFLFHKPLIPFKKVIYKSIICVIAMAIKLHKPHLIPSSEIPNIKKAEDYLIFENKIDQEELNELCVLFFQNNFY, from the coding sequence ATGAGTGAAGAAAGTGCAAAAAGCTTGTACGagaaagaaaagaaaattcAAGCCTTATCAAAAATATACCACATAAAATTCGAAACGCtacttatttatattattattccCAAAACAACAACAAAGAGCTTATGTTATAAAGACTTTTTTGACAATGTAATAGaaattaagaaatatataaatataaaagaaaatgatgaatatGTTAAGACGCACGCGAAAGTGAATGAGGAGATCCAACAAAGAAAAACGAACcatgataatataaatgatgctaatataaataataatcatataggtgatgataatatgaacaataataatataggtgatgataatataaacaataatcatataggtgatgataatataaacaataatcatataaatgatgataatataaacaataatcatataaatgatgataatataaacaataatcatgtaaatgatgataatataaagaataatcatataaatgatgataatataaagaataattaTTGTAATAATGATGTATATGATAACGTAtcaaatattaatatcatcTCTAATAATTCTCCTGAAAAcgaaaaagaaaatgtaGAATATCAAGAGATCCAAGgagataaaaatatatttataaagaatttattagtttttataaataatttaattattttatatttctcaAAGTCTGATTTAATTGatgtatgtattaataGAAGAAGTTATAATAAGTGTGGTTTTTATGCATGTGATAAtacttttttaaataatattaatagaaGTAAATACAAAATCGATActaaaagtaaaaaaatatatttaagggaatattatgatttattttGCTCAACTAATTGTATGAACTATAATCTAGGATTATTAAAACTtattattcaaaataataaaaataatacagaagaaattaattataaaaagaaatcacaattaattcatataatgTTTTTAACCTTCTTTCCATTCTTTAAATTGTATAATTTAACCGACctattaaataatattaataaatatgatatacaatgtaataaaatttgtaaaattcaaataaatataaacacTCAACCTGTACATTTACAACAAAcagataataatataatcaaaatgaatcaaacaaataaaagaaaagaaacccaaaaaaaaaaaaatatatataaccatgttacaaatattaaaataaaagaacaTTATCATGATAATAAACAAGTATTCATAGAAGAAAATAGTAAAGATACAACCTATATcgttaaaaaaaaagacaaatctaaatatatattaataaataataagaataatattatggAACACAAAAAATccattttaaaaaataataaagataatcaagaaaatacacaaaaaaaaaactcAAAAAATGTTAGCTttaatcaaaatataaaattatatcaatataataaagatgatAATGTGAATTCATATTCTATACACGATACATCAGTGGATCTTCAAAATAAAGatgaaagaaaaataaagaacACATTTAATGAAACAACcaaaaggaaaaaaaaaaacttcTATATGACAAATAAATTCAACGCTTTTAATATAGACGACTATAAGTATAcaaataatcatataaattataaattgATAAAAGAACTGAAGGAACCTTTTGAAGATCACATAActaaagataataaatatgaagaaCATAATATTCAAATAGAAGATAAACCTATCAAAAGTTGTaacattataaataataataatgaattcGTGTTAAATAAATGTGCTCATGTTCTTAATCTATTATCATTAGATGAACGCAGAGGAaagaaagaagaaaaatatgtaaCGAAAATAATAGAAGAGATAAAAAATGACGAAATGGCACCAAATCAGGAAATGCAACAAGATAAAGATAACGAACTgaaggaaaaaaatgatcaggaagaaaaaaatgatcaggaagaaaaaaatgataaggaagaaaaaaatgatcaggaagaaaaaaatgatcaggaagaaaaaaatgataaggaagaaaaaaatgatcaggaagaaaaaaatgatcaggaagaaaaaaatgatcaggaagaaaaaaatgatcaggaaaaaaaaaatgatcaggaaaaaaaaaatgaccaggaaaaaaaaaatgatcaggaaaaaaaaaatgaccaggaagaaaaaaataatgtacatattgataaacaagaaaaaattaacgAAAATGTGGAAAAAACACTAAACCTTTatcaaaaatattcattatataatctATATGATATATCCAAATTAGATGAGTCAAAAGTTGTggattttttttatgataatgaaaaagaaaattttataaattttgcTTCCcaaaaaatgaatgaaATTAATAGAAAGCACAATGATGCTGAAAGGGGGAGGAAAATACGCCTGTTGAATTCGTCAACTGATCATAAGAgaaaagataataaaattaacCAAAAAAAGAATGACGAGAATAGTACATATGACGAGAATAGTACATATGATGAGAATAAAACATATGACGAGAATAGTACATATGATGAGAATAAAACATATGACGAGAATAGTACATATGATAAGAATCGCacatatgatgataatcgcacatatgatgataatcgcacatatgatgataatCGCACATATGATGAGAATCGCacatatgatgataatCGCACATATGATGAGAATCGTACATATGATGAGAATCACACATATGATGAGAATCACACATATGATGAGAATCACACATATGATGAGAATCACACATATGATGAGAATCACACATATGATGATAAGTCATGTGTTCATTTTAAGGatgaaataattataaatgaGGAAGAATGTGAAAAAACAAAGCCAGCAGATCATCGTGTTAATGAAGACACagatgatataaaattacAAGCTTTATTAttggaaaaaaaagaaaaaataagagaagaatatatacaaaCATTTAAGAGTGATATGTCcataaatatgaaattaCAAGATAACGATAAACatgaatatgaaaattttaaCCATTTAGAAGATGATGAATCAACATATGATGATTTATCATATGACCATTTTACTGATGACgaattagaaaataaaaactgTTTTTCTAATAACGTTgtaaaaatgaatgaaaataaatatatatatggtaGAAATAATGGACTTgtatatgaaaatttatctttatatgTTGTTTTGTGGGATATATTTACAAACAACATTTCAAAATATACAgttcatttttttgaaaaaaatgaatttattGTACCTAAAGCaataaatgaagaagaaagaaaaagaagaaatgaatttatatacaatatatcTCAAAATATgcctatatatattaattgtATTTCATCGATTATAGTGAATATATGTCGAACATTCTTATTTCATAAACCTTTAATTCCTTTCAAAAAAGTTATTTATAAATCTATTATTTGTGTTATTGCCATGGCTATTAAATTACACAAACCTCATTTAATTCCTTCCTCTGAAATACctaatataaaaaaagcAGAAGATTATTTAATCtttgaaaataaaatagatcaggaagaattaaatgaattgtgtgttcttttttttcaaaacaatttttattaG
- a CDS encoding T-complex protein 1, putative, whose product MFSNKLGVNSILKDGYRIMKNNEDTILKNIEACKEICNILQTSLGPKCMNKLIINHIHKKIVSSDCITILNDMEINHPVVNILKKLSETINYEYGDFTNYAFTITCEILDKASFLIQQGFNINDILNGFVLGYKEIERVLEEMIVWKVPNFYEEKELIKVLKSVMLTKNISNNYNFLIQLLAKCISTLMPDKIEDFDVDNIRVSKLNGGNIIDSEFLMGMVIAREANGIIKKKENANVIVLNCGLEGPTTETKGTVLLHNAEELINYTKGEELQMKKYIDNFKKANVDVIIVNGAISDIAQHFCDTNNIMTLKITSKFETLRICKLLNISSLIKLNTPQPEDIGKVSSIYVSEIASKKVTIINSKNKKVGTIILRGATFNLLDEVERCIHDGINSIKNAIKGNSFLHGGGCVEIQLCLALKKYASQLKGVDNYCVKIFAEAFCIIPKILAHNAGYNTTDVLNELINEHNKGNTDSCININKDSHITSAQNNHIYDNYNCKKYAIHLAMEAVQTILKIDQIIMSKPAGGPKPREKNPDYDEAF is encoded by the exons ATG TTTTCCAACAAATTAGGTGTGAACTCCATTTTGAAGGATGGTTATCgtattatgaaaaataatgagGACACCATTTTGAAGAACATAGAAGCATGTAAAGAGATATGTAACATACTTCAAACATCTCTAGGACCAAAATGTATGAATAAGTTAATTATTAATCATATACATAAGAAGATTGTTTCGAGTGATTGTATTACcatattaaatgatatgGAAATAAATCATCCTgttgttaatatattaaagaaattatCTGAAACGATCAATTATGAGTATGGTGACTTTACGAATTATGCATTTACCATAACATGTGAGATCTTAGATAAGGCAAGTTTTTTAATACAACAAGgttttaatattaatgatatattaaatggTTTTGTTTTAGGATATAAAGAAATTGAAAGGGTATTAGAAGAAATGATTGTATGGAAGGTTCCTAATTTTTATGAAGAAAAGGAATTAATAAAGGTTTTAAAATCAGTAATGCTAACAAAAAACATATctaataattataattttcttataCAATTATTAGCTAAATGTATATCTACATTGATGCCTGATAAGATAGAAGATTTTGATGTAGATAATATTAGAGTCTCCAAATTAAACGGTGGTAATATAATTGATTCTGAATTCTTAATGGGTATGGTAATAGCAAGAGAAGCAAACggtataataaaaaaaaaggaaaatgCTAATGTTATCGTCTTGAATTGTGGATTAGAAGGTCCTACTACAGAAACAAAAGGTACTGttttattacataatgctgaagaattaattaattatacGAAAGGAGAAGAATTACagatgaaaaaatatattgataattttaaaaaagcTAATGTAGATGTAATTATTGTTAATGGAGCCATATCCGATATTGCTCAACATTTTTGtgatacaaataatattatgacATTAAAAATTACATCAAAATTTGAAACATTAAGAATATGTAAActattaaatatttcttctttaattaaattaaacACACCACAACCAGAAGATATAGGAAAAGTATCATCCATATACGTCTCAGAAATTGCAAGCAAAAAAGttactattattaattccaaaaataaaaaagtagGTACTATTATACTTAGAGGAGCTACATTTAATTTGTTAGATGAAGTGGAAAGATGTATACATGATGGTATTAATTCTATTAAAAATGCAATAAAAGGAAACTCCTTTTTACATGGTGGTGGTTGTGTAGAAATACAATTATGCTTAgcattaaaaaaatatgctAGCCAACTTAAAGGAGTCGATAATTATTGTGTTAAAATATTTGCAGAAGCATTCTGTATAATACCAAAAATTCTTGCACATAATGCTGGTTATAATACTACAGATGTATTAAATGAACTTATAAATGAACATAATAAAGGTAATACAGATTcatgtattaatattaataaagaCTCACATATCACGTCTGCtcaaaataatcatatatatgataattataattgtaaaaaatatgcaATACATCTAGCTATGGAAGCTGTACAAACCATCCTAAAAATTGatcaaattattatgtCAAAACCTGCTGGAGGTCCAAAACCTCGTGAAAAAAACCCTGACTATGACGAAGCCTtctaa
- a CDS encoding protein transport protein SEC31, which translates to MALKSINISGNFEWCPFEEYKNYLLCFNSHNLLYCNNNSLNNYIYLLDINLNSEIRNLEIVNKYNFEDALKYDNDVIKGGNKKNNKNNKNNNNNNNNSVNEYVTCFEWMNSNNFLDINNDEELSKGIIVGGLTNGDIVLLNAKNLFETNRNYDNFILSKTNIHDNGINCLEYNRHKNNLIATGGNDGQLFITDIENLYSPTSYDPYLDKNNLQKITCLNWNKKVSHILATSSNNGNTVIWDLKIKKSAVSFRDPHSRTKTSSLSWLSNQPTQVLISYDDDKNPCLQLWDLRNSNYPIKEIIGHSKGINNICFSPIDTNLLLSSGKDVTKCWYLNNNNFDIFNEINNSANNIYSKWSPYIPDLFASSTNMDTIQINSINNGNKMTSKYIPTFYKKEAGICIGFGGKICTFDNNTNNVNMNSVNNVNNVNNVNNVNSVNSVNSVNSVNSVNSVNNMNNVNSFNNDTSCDGEYDSNKGKNKSTQKKFVIKYHIYPTDMELISEADNFEKYITSGNYKEFCESKINKCDDDHEKLTWQILQLLCTSQRGDIVKYLGHDINNIVDKIMQTIGKQPGFIFKTLIDEKENNNNNNNNNNNNSINQVHQNNVLLHNDPSLMNNYLLKDNMNPNIMLNNNNNNVNNRTGTNVMYSNGQGLLGDTNHNEENFNGNFDIDPEKFFRELGEKTENEKIKQNEEDILGNDEHLLNSSIKGKENKTKNKKSGLGTDDNNDNSDHNKNECNNINGENVCEHILNEKKNTNNWNLGIEAIIKECVLIGNIETAVELCLHKNRMADALLLSSFGGEQLWHKTKTIYIKKQNDNFLKNINYVLDDKLENLINNVDLNSWEEALSILCTYAINNPNFNSLCEMLAKRLQNEKFDIRAASICYLCACNFSQTVEIWNNMPSKKTSLLNVLQDIVEKMTILKMIIKYENFNAIMNQKISQYAELLANSGRLKAAMTFLCLIQHDQSIESLILRDRIYNSANHVLCQQIKPPISPFQIVDIKPSPNVYQNNMYNNNNNINVNSSSNNNNNNKVLSSMHHPMQQFSHCNVNKMYTSTSNITNNNTMNSNFKSVIPPPLPMNTQMNNSTSSIQPPPSVPPTKFHTQIINNTMNSRSSIATTTKNYPTSNLNSVIPTSMNNMNTNLSHGNNVTPPYMSQTNVAVPNMNNNNNNNNTMNPTYPSLPKFPNYNLNSQVQQNSTIPEKQLTSPMFSSNSYGNINKTQTTNNAVPPPPNVTSSVVTPPMPSNQLNNSRSSFADIQHVVPPPRNKNQSMSSTANLNYQHDNQFNKRECMEQPVYPMTNQSSMFSMNNTMQKKNVPGGFQDNTSQMNYGMQPTGSPPPSSLSTTSPIAGALTVTPGMPVPWPIPTTTQQLGSTTQSTANENKKIQTATKEQNGVLMNRNHIENIKKTISNLLNIYTSQESVKKKADDVSSKVYELFEKLDCGAFNEQINDSLLNLVNCINANDFKTTNKIIVDLSRNLWDGSNKAWIMGVKHIIPKC; encoded by the exons ATGGCTTTGAAAAGTATTAACATAAGTGGAAACTTTGAGTGGTGCCCATTTGAAGaatataagaattatttGTTATGTTTCAACTCACACAATTTGttatattgtaataataatagtttgaataattatatatatttattagaTATAAATTTGAATAGTGAGATAAGGAATTTGGAGATAGTAAATAAGTATAATTTCGAAGATGcattaaaatatgataatgatgTAATAAAAGGAggaaataagaaaaataataaaaataataaaaataataataataataataacaatagTGTGAATGAATATGTAACATGTTTTGAATGGATGaatagtaataattttctagatataaataatgatgaagaaTTAAGTAAAGGTATTATTGTTGGTGGTTTGACAAATGGTgatattgttttattaaatgCAAAGAATTTATTTGAAACCAATAgaaattatgataattttattttaagTAAAACAAATATTCATGATAATGGTATAAATTGTTTAGAATATAATAgacataaaaataatttaattgCCACTGGTGGTAATGATGGTcaattatttataacaGATATAGAAAATTTATATTCCCCAACATCTTATGATCCTTATctagataaaaataatttacaaaaaattacTTGTTTGAATTGGAACAAAAAAGTTTCTCATATTTTAGCTACATCATCTAATAATGGAAATACAGTTATCTGGgatttaaaaataaaaaaatcaGCTGTTAGTTTTAGAGATCCTCATAGCAGAACAAAAACATCTTCTTTATCATGGTTATCGAATCAACCTACACAAGTTCTAATTTcatatgatgatgataaaaatcCTTGTTTACAATTGTGGGATCTAAGAAATTCAAATTATCcaattaaagaaataattgGACATTCTAAAggtataaataatatatgcTTTAGTCCTATAGATAcgaatttattattatcttccGGAAAAGATGTTACCAAATGTTGGTACctaaataataataattttgatatatttaatgaaaTCAATAACTCAgcaaataatatttactCCAAGTGGTCTCCATATATACCTGATTTATTTGCATCTTCGACAAATATGGATACCATACAAATTAATTCTATAAATAATGGGAATAAAATGACGAGTAAATATATACCCACCTTTTATAAGAAAGAAGCAGGTATATGTATAGGTTTCGGAGGAAAAATATGTACCTTTGATAATAACACGAATAATGTGAATATGAACAGTGTGaataatgtgaataatGTGAACAATGTGAATAATGTGAATAGTGTGAATAGTGTGAACAGTGTGAATAGTGTGAATAGTGTGAACAGTGTGAATAACATGAACAACGTTAACAGCTTTAATAATGATACATCGTGTGATGGAGAATACGATTCAAAcaaaggaaaaaataaaagtacccaaaaaaaattcgtaataaaatatcatatatatccaACAGATATGGAGCTTATATCAGAAGCAGATAATTTTGAAAAGTACATTACAAGTggaaattataaagaatttTGTGAATCTAAAATTAACAAATGTGATGATGATCATGAGAAACTTACATGGCAAAtattacaattattatgtaCATCTCAAAGAGGTGATATAGTAAAATATCTAGGTcatgatattaataatattgtagATAAAATTATGCAAACTATTGGTAAACAACCTggatttatttttaaaacttTAATCGAcgaaaaagaaaataataataataataataataataataataacaattcGATAAATCAAGTGCACCAGaataatgtattattacATAACGATCCAAGTCttatgaataattatttattaaaagataatatgaatccaaatataatgttgaacaacaacaataataatgttaataataGAACAGGCACAAATGTAATGTATAGTAATGGACAGGGTCTCTTGGGAGACACAAACcataatgaagaaaattttaatgGGAATTTTGATATAGATCCTGAGAAATTTTTTAGAGAATTAGGTGAGAAGAcagaaaatgaaaagataaaacaaaatgagGAAGACATATTAGGAAATGATGAACACTTGTTAAATTCGTCTATTaaaggaaaagaaaataaaacaaagaataaaaaaagtgGCCTAGGAAcagatgataataatgataatagtgatcataataaaaatgaatgtaataatattaatggAGAGAATGTTTGtgaacatatattaaatgaaaaaaagaatacaAATAATTGGAATTTAGGTATTGAAGcaattataaaagaatgTGTATTAATAGGTAATATTGAAACAGCTGTTGAATTATgtttacataaaaatagaatGGCTGATgctttattattatcatcttttGGTGGTGAACAATTGTGGCATAAAACcaaaacaatatatataaaaaagcaaaatgataattttttaaaaaatattaattatgtATTGGATGATAAGCTagaaaatttaataaataatgttgATTTAAATTCATGGGAAGAAGctttatctatattatgTACATATGCAATAAATAACCCaaattttaattctttatgTGAAATGCTAGCAAAAAGAttacaaaatgaaaaatttgATATTCGTGCAGCATctatatgttatttatgTGCATGTAACTTTTCACAAACTGTGGAAATTTGGAATAATATGCCATCGAAAAAAACATCCTTATTAAATGTATTACAAGATATTGTTGAGAAAATGACTATATTgaaaatgattataaaataCGAAAATTTTAATGCTATTATGAATCAAAAAATTAGTCAATATGCTGAATTATTAGCTAATTCTGGTAGGTTAAAAGCAGCCATGActtttttatgtttaataCAACATGATCAAAGTATAGAAAGTTTAATATTAAGAGATCGTATTTATAATAGTGCAAATCATGTTTTGTGTCAACAAATTAAACCACCCATATCACCATTCCAAATAGTTGATATAAAACCATCACCAAATGTgtatcaaaataatatgtataataataataataatattaatgttaatagtagtagtaataataataataataacaagGTTTTATCGTCCATGCATCATCCAATGCAACAATTCAGTCATTGTAATGTAAACAAAATGTATACATCAACAAGTAATAttactaataataatacgATGAATTCAAATTTTAAAAGTGTCATACCTCCACCGTTACCTATGAATACACAAATGAATAATTCCACATCTTCCATACAACCACCACCTTCAGTACCACCAACCAAATTTCATACACAAATTATTAACAATACAATGAATAGTAGATCATCCATCGCAACTACTACAAAGAATTATCCAACATCTAATCTTAATTCAGTAATACCAACATcaatgaataatatgaatacaAACTTATCACATGGAAACAATGTAACTCCTCCATATATGTCCCAAACAAATGTAGCCGTACCAAacatgaataataataataataataataataccaTGAATCCGACATATCCATCTTTACCAAAATTTCctaattataatttaaattcaCAAGTACAACAAAACTCAACAATTCCAGAAAAACAACTAACTTCGCCAATGTTTTCTTCGAATTCATatggaaatataaataagacACAAACTACTAATAATGCTGTGCCACCTCCACCAAATGTTACCTCTTCTGTGGTTACACCCCCAATGCCATCCAACcaattaaataattctaGATCCAGTTTTGCAGATATTCAACATGTTGTACCTCCACcaagaaataaaaatcaaTCCATGTCTTCAACAGcaaatttaaattatcaaCATGATAATCAATTTAACAAAAGAGAATGTATGGAACAACCAGTGTATCCTATGACTAACCAGTCATCTATGTTTTCAATGAACAATACTATGCAGAAAAAAAACGTTCCTGGTGGATTCCAGGACAATACTAGCCAAATGAATTATGGCATGCAACCAACTGGTTCCCCCCCTCCATCAA GTCTCAGTACAACATCCCCTATAGCAGGCGCTTTGACGGTGACACCAGGAATGCCCGTTCCTTGGCCAATTCCAACGACAACGCAACAG CTGGGATCAACCACCCAATCTACAGCCAAcgaaaataaaaaaatacagACAGCCACCAAAGAACAAAACGGAGTGCTAATGAATAGAAACCATATTGAAAATATCAAGAAAACCATAAGcaatttattaaatatttatacgAGTCAAGAATCTGTAAAGAAAAAAGCTGATGATGTGTCTTCAAAGGTTTACGAgttatttgaaaaattaGATTGTGGTGCCTTCaatgaacaaataaatgataGTCTATTAAATTTGGTTAATTGTATAAATGCTAATGATTTTAAAACAactaataaaataatagtagATCTAAGTAGAAACTTGTGGGACGGCAGCAATAAAGCATg gaTTATGGGAgtaaaacatataatacCCAAATGTTAA